The DNA window CGCCGCGATAAGCGAGGCCGGCGAGATTCGTCAGCGGATCGACTTCTTTCTTGATGTCGAGCAGCAATTTTTTCTCGCGAATCAGATCGATATAGCTGCGCAAGTCCTGGGGCATGCGGTTCCTCCGGCAAGATAAAGTATTCGAATGCTTATGCCATCAACGGGCGAGATGCAACCTGGCTTGGGATGCGAGGACTAAAAGCCAGAGGTCAGCAATCACTAGCCCGGATTATTCATCGCTGCGGCGCGATCGCAGTGAAACTCTTCCGAAGCGAAGGCAACAGATATCCGCTTCGACGCCGCCTCGTAGGGGCGACCGGCGGTCGCCCTGCTCTGCGAATCGCAGTGAAAAGGTCGAAGAGATGCCAAGCATCGGCGCATTAAACCGAACGATTTGCGCTGATGCCTTCGCTCCTCCAGAGTTCCACTTCGATCGACACAGTGTCATGGGTTTTCCCGGTCGCATGAATAATTCGGGCTAGTACACGAGCGATTCGAAGATTCTGAACGCGCTCACATGTTGTAGAACCGCTTGGCGTTCTCGCTGAACACTTTTCGCTTCACTCTTTCCGATAAGTCCGTACGCTCCCAGAACTCCGGGATGTCTTTGGCGAAGACACCGGCTTCGCGCTCGTGCGGGAAGTCGGTCGGGTACATCATGTAATCTTCGCCCATCTCGCGTGCGACCACGTCTAATGTTTTCTCGTCGGTCTCACAGGTCACGTAAATATTGCCGCGCTTGAAATATTCGCTCGGTTTGACGCTCAGCGGAAAATGTTTGCGTTTGCGGTCGATGTGATCTTTCTCGTCCATGCGGTCCATCATGTAGGGAATCCAGCCGGCGCCGGCTTCGAGGAAACCGATTCTCAGTTTCGGAAACAGATCGAAGACGCCGTCGAGGACGATGCTGGTGAGCTGGATCATCTGTGCGATCGGATGCTCCAGCGTGTGGATCATCGACATGGTCTGGAGAAAATCGAATCCCAGGTTGGCACTCACGGCGCCGTGGACGGTGAGCGGCACGTTCAATTCCTGCGCGACTTTATAGATTGGGTGAAAGTCCTGGTGGCCGAAGCCTTTGTTCAGTTTCGTAACCGCCGGTAATAGACCCGCAACCATGCCGTATTCCTTCACGCAGCGGCGCAATTCGTTGGCTGCTTCTGATGGATATTGCACCGGCAGCAGCGCCACGCCCTTCAAGCGCTTGTCGATCTTGCAGTAGCGATCATAAAGCCAGTTGTTGTACATGCGCGAGACCACACAGGCCCAGTCGTGATCTTGGATCAGACCTGCAGAGAGGCCAGCCGTGGGGTATAGCACTGCGGCGGAAATCTTCGAGCCCTCGATGAATTGAATCCAGCTATTAACATCGATTTTGGTCACTTTGTTCAAGCCGCGGACAAAGCCGCGCGGCCAGCCGTCGAGAGAAGGGAAGATTGAAAACGTCCCGGTGCGGCGGTGGCCCGTGAAGTCGCCATCGAAGTACTGTTCCATTTCCACGTCGGTCTCTAAAACGTGACCGTCGGCATCGATGACTGTAACTTGGTCTAGCATGTGAATTCTCCGGTTTGCGCGCTGCCTATTTCGTCCCATTTAATAGTGCCCCAGCAAGCTGCGGGGAATATTGGATTTAATGAAATGCTGCTTTACTCTTCTTTTACTGCGCTAAACCATGGGAGATTAGCTCAGGTTGTACAACTTAGCGCAGTTATCCCAAAGAATTCTCTTCTTGCTCTCGTTGGAAATATTCTGCTCCAAAAATTCCTCCACACCCTGCGGAAAATCCGAGTCCCCGTGGGGATAATCTGTCGAGAAAACGATGCGGTCATCGCCAACTAGGTCGATGATCATGGGCAGCTCTTTTTCATGTTCAGTGGAAATCCAACATTGGCGCTTAAAATACTCGCTAGGCTTCAATTTGCCTGCCGTCGGAAAACGCCCCTTGACCATAGCGTTGTCCAGCCGATGTAATAGGAACGAGACCCAGCCGCAATAACATTCCAGAAAGGCAAGCTTCAACTTCGGATGACGGTCGCAGACACCGCCGCCGATCGTGTCAGCCAGCGCCAACATGTTTTCCATCGGATGCGAGACCACGTGGCGTAGCAGAAGATTGTCACCAAAACGGTCGCCGATCTGCGGCACCTCACCGGCCGAGGTCGCCGAGTGAAACCCCATGGGCACGCCGAGTTCCTCCAAACACGACCAGACCGTGTCGAAGTAACGCGAATGCCAGGGCAGATCATGCAGCGGTTCAGGCCGCGCAAACACGCCGATAAAGCCCAACTTGCTAACGCAGCGCTGCGCCTCCCTAACCGCTTCGTTGGGATCGTGGAAGGAAAGCATGCCGACGCCTTTTAACCGCTTGGGATCTTCTTGGCAAAAATCGTAGAGCCAATTGTTATACGCCCGTGCCACCGCAGCCCCAAGCCTCGGGTCCATCCCGCTGCGCATCATGATGCCCAAACCGATTGAGGGATAGAGCGCCGCAACGTCTAAGCCTTCGCGATCCATCGCCTTCAGTTGAGTTTTGGCATTGAAGCCGTTGTTGCGGTATTCGGCAATCTCCTGATCGATCCTGGTCGCGTCGTAAATGCCGCCTCGAAAAGCTGGCTTGTAACCCTGGAGAATCTTGCCGTCCAACATGACCATTGCTGAACTGCGGGCGGTGGAACTCAAAATTTTCGGCCCTCGGCCAAGCCACTCAGGGTCTAGGTATTTATCCCACAGGTCTGCCGGCTCGCGCAGATGCATATCGGAATCGAGAATCTTAAAACCATCTTTCATTATTAGACTTCCTCCGAAAACTCTAAACTTCCTGAAGGCTATCACTGAACCCTTTCCGCTGGCAACGGACGGCAGCCTTAAGTGGCTCCTATCGCCCCTCCATCGGAAAAAGCCTAAACGTCAGCTCAAAGGCCCTTGACAGATAGGTTTCTTGCGACGTTGCGCGCCAGCGCCGCCGGCGGGCGCATGCCGTAGACCACCGCTTCGAGGATTTCATCATCGCTGGCGCCGCATTCGCGCGCTTTGCCAAGGTGAAGATTGGCGCCCCTTTCGTAGCCATGCGACATGCAGACAGCGAACAGTATTAGCTGCGCGGTTTTCGCATCCAGCGAGCCTTCTTTGTATTTCACGTCAAAGAATTCTTTTTCTACGGCCATGCTCTTCTCCCCTTTCATTCCGATACATTGAGCTACACTAGGAGAGGCAGTCGCCGGCTGTCAATAACTTTACGGCGCCGAGCCACGAACAAGGGTTTTTCTCTAGTCCACGCCGACCTGCTGTCAAACGCTTTATGTCATTGGCGTCGCGGGCAGATGGCTTGGAACGTGCGCTCAATCGGTTGACAGTCTGAGTTCGCCTGTGCGAACCTCCGTGACGTAGCGCTAATCATCATTCGGGAGATATCATTATGGCCATTGCTGATTTGCCGACGGGCGTAAAGCTTTACTACGAATCCCATGGCGAGGGAGAGCCTTTTGTCTTCATTCCGGCGACGGGATTTTCTGGCGAAGTGTGGAAATCGCATCAGGTGCCGGTGTTGGCGAAATCGATGCGGGTGATCACCTTCGACCCGCGCGGTTGCGGCCGTTCGAGCCGGGTCACCGGCGTGTGCACTATCGATCAGATGGCTTGTGATGTGGCCGCGCTGCTCGATCATCTAGGTCTGCCTTCGGCCCATGTATTAGGCCATTCCATGGGTGGGCGGATCGCGCTGGCACTGGTACTCAACTATCCCAAGAAGGTTAAAAGCTTGATTCTTGCGGCCGGCGGCTCGGGTCCTGCGGCGCGTCCCGGCCCAGACTGTGTGCCAGGGTTGCCCTATTTTCTAACGGTGGAGCTGATCGAAAAAGGCTTCAACGAATTCGTCCGCCATGAAGTCTGTGACACAGAAACCTACTTTACCGACGACTATCGGCGCCAATATCCCGACAAAGTAAAAGCGTTTTACGATTTGCTCTGGCCGACCCACGCCAAGCTACAGGACTATTTGCAGCTCTGTATCGCGCGGCACAATTGGGAGGGAACCCATCGGCTGGGGGAGATCCAGGCGCCAACCTTGGTCGTCGTCGGCGACAAAGATATAATTGGCAGCAATCATGTGCCGCAATCGGAGGTTCTCGCGCAGAGAATCGCCGGTGCCAAGTTGAAAGTTTTAACTGGCCAGTCCCATGGATTTTTCTGGCAAGTGCCCGAGGAAACCAACGGTTGGATTGCCGATTGGGTAAAAAGCCACTGAGCGAGAGAGTTACTTTAAGATCGCTGTGAGTTTTTCCACCAACCGGGCGTCAAGTTTGTAGACGCCGGGCGATGATTTTTCCCAGCTCCAGACCGGTCAGCGGATTAAAATCGAGCGCGGCTCTTTTGGCGCAACAGTAGGTTTTTCATCAAGCAGAAATGGAATTGACATCTCTGCTCATCCTCGATATAGCTTCGGCTCGTCGGCGTCCCCCGCCAAGGCCGGTACATGGTTCCAGTCGTTTTCGGAAGAAAAACGGTAATCAATGCTGTCGCGTGAAGAGAATAACCTTTTGACCCGAGTGGGACCGGGCACGGCGATGGGCGCCCTAATGCGTTCGTACTGGCTGCCGGCGTTGCTTTCCGAGGAGATTCCGCTGCCCGATTGTCCGCCGGTGCGGGTGCGCCTGCTCGGCGAAGACTTGGTCGCGTTTCGCGATACCAACGGCCGGGTCGGACTCCTGGGCGAGCACTGCGCCCATCGCGGCACTTCATTGTTTTTCGGCCGCAACGAAGAGTGCGGCCTGCGCTGCATTTATCATGGCTGGAAGTTCGGCGTGGAGGGTCATGTGCTGGACACGCCGGCGGAGCCGGCGGGTAGCGAGTTTCACCGCAAGCTTCGTCACACCGCCTATCCCTGCCAGGAAATTGCCGGGATGATTTTTACCTACATGGGCGCGGCGGAACGAATGCCGCTGTTGCCGCGCTATGAATGGGCGGATCTTGCACCGGGGCAGACTTTTCCAGTGAAGTCATTTCTCGAATGCAATTATCTTCAGGGCATCGAAGGCGACTTCGACTCATCGCACACGACGTTTCTGCACAACAACGACGTTCAGAACAAAGAGACGCTCAAGCGCGACGGCGCGCCGGCGCTGGAAGCCGAAGACACGAGCTTTGGCATGCGCGCCATCTCGATCCGCAAGCTCGGCGCCGAGCGCGTCTACGTGCGCACAAGTCCCTACATCATGCCTAGTTTCAGCATCGTGCCAGGGCCGCCGACGGCCAAGTTCGAAGAGGACGACATCCGCGGCTTTCGCTTTTGGGTGCCGATCGACGATCGGACGAGTTGGCTCTATATCCTCAACATGCGCAAGCGGCCCTTCGACGACAGCGAGCGCGCCGCGCTGCGCAGTTGGATCGAGCCGGACTACCGGCGCAAGCGCAATCTGCACAACGACTATCTGATCGACCGAGGCTTACAGCGCGCCAGGCTTTTCTCGGGCATCGAGGCGGTGAACCCCGCCGAACAGGATGGCTGCGCCACCGAGAGCATGGGGCCGATCTTCGACCGCAGCCAGGAACATCTCGGGTACAGCGATAAGACCATCATCGCACTGCGCAAGTTGCTACTCAGCGCGCTGCGCGATCTCGCCGAAGGGAGAACGCCGCCCCATGTGATTCGCCAGGAAAGCGAACGGGACTTTTCAAGATTACGTTCGATCAAAGGCATCCTACCGGCGGGGACGGACTGGCATCGTGTGCTCGACGGCTTGCGGCCGAATGATGGCTAGGGCGATGGTTCCAAGTCATTCAAACCGTTCCAAACGCTCAACGCGTTTCGGATATCGCGTTCGGATGCCGAGCGCAGTATTGGCGCTGGGGCTCTTTCTTGGAGCTCCAACATCGTCCTTCGCTCAGTCTTTGCAAAAATCTATCGCGATGATCGGCGCCCGCAGCGGCGCATCCTGGCCGCTGTGGATCGCCAAAGAAACCGCGCTCTACGCCAAGTACGGCCTCGATGTGGAGTTGGTCTATGCCGTTCATCCGGCGCCGATCGTGGCGGTGATCACCGGACAGGCGGCGATGACTTCGGCCGGCGCCGATCCGGCGGTGCTATCGGCTGCCAAGGATAATTCGCTGGTGATCCTCGGCGGTTTCTTGAACAAGGGATCGTTCGCCATGGTCGGCTCGAAGAACGCTGTCGACATGAAGCAGCTAGCCGGCAAGAAGATCGGTGTCGGCCGGGTCGGCGACCCGCCCTATCATATGGCGGTGAGCCTCTTGAAAAAATATGGCCTCACGGCCCGCGACGTGCAGTGGGTTTCCGTGGGCGTCGACGCGGCGGCGCGGGCCACAGCGCTGCAGAGCGGCTTGATCGACGCCGCGCTGGTGACCGCGCCGGCTTATTTTCGCTTGCAAGCGGCGGGGCTGCCGGTGCTCGCCGTGCTGCTCGACCACGACGATATCTACGTTTCCACCTACGCGCTGTTTCGCCGCGAGGCGCTGACCAAAGAGCGCGCCGCCGCGTTGGCCTACACTAAGGCACATACCGAAGCGATCAAGCGATTCTACGATGACAAGCCAATGGCCACGGAGATCTTTCTCAAGTACGGCGGCGCGCGCAACAGCGACGACGCTAGCCGCGTCTACGATCTGTTCAAGAAGGCGCGGGCTTTCGAGGCGATTCCGTACGCGCTGAAGGGCTCGGTGGAAGCCGTGGCCGAGCGCCAGAGCCAAGAATTGAAGGGCGCCGACCTCGCCAAGATGTTCGACAACAGCCTGGTCGATCAGCTGGTCAAAGAGAAATACTTCGAGGCTGTTTTCGGGTCCACCATCCGCGATGAGCAGCAGCGCAAGCAGGCGCTGGCATTCGGACGTTGGTAGCGGCAACAGTCTGTGAGGAAACTCCCGTCAAAGCGTGGGCGCCCGCGCTTCTCAAACCAAATCGTATTCATCTAGACACGATCTGCTTGATCTGCTCCTGGTAAGCGCTTTTTCTTAGCGCACTTGCCAGCGATCGCGCGGCATCGCAACGCCGCGCGCTTCGGCCGCTTTTGCCGCCCGTTCGGCGCCCGCACGCGCCCGCTCGATTTGCCAGTCCGCCACTTCCAACCCAAGTCCGTCGACGACCCGCACACGAAAATTGAAATAGGCACAAACATGGACAATGTCGAGGATGTCGCGGTCGCTCCAACCGACGTCGCGCAGTTTTTGCACGTCGGCCTCGCGCATACTGCTCGGCGTCAGTGTCAATTTCTCAGCGTATTCCAACATGGCGAATTCCGCAGGCGTCAACCCCATCTGGCGCCAATCGTCTTTGACCTGCTCCACTGAAAGATCGTCGCCGCCTTCTTGACGCAGAAACTCTGCGTGGGCGACGGTTCAGAATCGGCAATGGAGCGTCGCCGCAGTGACCGTGGCGATCAATTCTCGTTGCGCCGTGGTCAGCCGTGACTCGCCGCGCATGATCTCCCACATGAGTTCGGCGGTGTGCCACATCGCCTTGGGGTTTAGGCTATGCAACATCGGCGGACTGACTGGCGGGCCGCCGGAGCCGGCGTCGCGATCGCGATTGATCTGCTCCCCTTGACGTTGCGCGCGAATCTTGGCGTAGACTTCTTTCAATTCAGCGGTGGCTTCCTTTTCGGGAATGACTCTAATCCAAGGCATCGGATTTCTCTCCTTTTCGGTGCGATTTACCGTTCAACAACGCCGAATTTGACCACGTTGCGGCGAAAATATGGATAGGATTTTTAACCCACCTTTTCTATGGCCGGAGCTATAGCGGAGAACCGGCAGAACTGTCAATCCGTTTTCTACGCGATGAAAAAGCCCACTCTTCTACCGTCGGCTTGGCCGGCGAGCGGTCGGTAAGCGCGCGAAAGGTTGCTTACGGCGCCGCTCTGTCGAACTCGGAGCGAGCGGCGCCATCGGCTTGCAGTGGCAGGCGGTTTTCGGGTGTCAGATTTCCTGGAATAAGTCGACTCGACGAGCCGGGGCGCGCGGCGGGGCGCGGGTCGGCAGGCCCAGATGGCTGAGGATTTTGACAATCATCGGCCGTGGGCGATATATTTGCGCTCGGGAAAAAAGCTGCGTTGCATTTTTTTGCTATTTTAAAGTATCTAGCCCCACAGCCGATGCCATGCGCCGCGTACTGCTCATCGCGATTTGTTCGCTTGCGATAAATTCTTTGTGGTCTAACTCCGCGCTCGCGGCGGCCGCCGGCAGAATCATGCTCGGCTATGCCAGCCCAGGCCGCGCCCTGCCGTTTTGGCTGGCGCAGGATCTTGGACTTTTCCACAAGTATGGCATCGATGTCGAGCCGGTGTTTATACGCGGCGCGCCCATTCTCGTCGCCGGCTTGGCGGCGGGCGACATTCAAGTCGGCAGCACCGGTGGCAGCGCGACGCTGGCTGCCGTCGCCGGCGGCCAGGACTTAAGAATCATCGCCACCTTTGGCAGCCGCAACAATTTTGACTTGATGAGTCAGCCCAACATCAAACGACCGGAGGAGCTGCGCGGCAAGCGCATCGGGCTCACCAGCGTCGGCGGCACGACCTGGATGGCGTTGCTCCTGTGGCTCGAGCACTTCGGCCTCGATGTGCAACGCGACAAGATGCAGCTCCAGGCGCTTGGTGAGCAGGCGGTGACGGTGCAGGCCCTCGAAGCCGGCATTGTCAACGCTGCCGTCCTGGACGGCATCAACTCGAGCCGACTCAAACCCAAGGGATTCACGGTTCTCGGCGAATACGCCGATCTCAAGCATCAATTCGTCAGCCAGGCCCTGGTGGTGCAACGAAGCTATTTGCAGCAGCGCGGCGACACCTTGGAGAACTTGCTCAAGGCTCAAATCGAAGCGGTCGCCTACATCCTGGCACCCAAAAACAAAACGGCGGCCGTCAGAACGTTGATGCGGCGCATGAAAATTAGTGCCGCGGGAGCCGAAGAAGGTTATCTTGACCTACTGCGTGTCTTGGAACGTAAGCCGTTTCCGTCGGTCGAAAGCATCGCCCAGGTGCAGCGCTTGATGAAAACTCAGAATCCGAAAATCGGCGCCGTCAACCTCGAAGAGATCAACGATGCGCGTCTGGTAAAGAAACTAGATGACAGCGGCTTTATCGATAGGGCGTTTGCCGCCCAGGGTATTAAGCCGTAACGGAGTCACTGCACTAAACGAAAGGCATGCAATGGACTTCAACCTTCCCGAAGAGCTGCAAATTCTCAAATCGACGGTCCGCAAATTCGTCGACGCCGAACTGATCCCGCTCGAACGGGAGTTTCGCCCCGCCGGCGAAGAGATGCCGGAGAAGTATCTCAAACCGCTGCAAGAAAAAGTGCGAGCGATGGGACTGTGGATGCTCGACGTGCCCCAAGAATACGGCGGCGCGGGACTCGATCTGCTGACGCGCTGCGTGATCAACGAAGAGATTTCGCGCACGGTCGCGCTGCCGTTTCGTTCCAATCCGCTCTTCGGTCCCGATGTTCGGCCGGTGTTGTTCTATTGCAACGAAGAACAGAAGCAGCGCTTTCTTCTGCCGGTCATCGAAGGCAAGCTCGAGGTCTGTTTTGCTCAAACCGAACCCGACGCGGGCAGCGACCCGGCAGCCATGAAAACCAACGCCGTGCGCGACGGCGATGATTACATCATCAACGGCACCAAGCGCTTTATCACCGGCGCGGGCACCTCGGACTACGCTCAGCTCATTGCCGTCACCGACAACGAAAAGCGCGCCCGCGGCGGCATCACCTGCTTCATGGTCGATATGAAAAGTCCGGGCGTCATCATTGAAAAACAATGGCAAACCATGATGGGCGACGATCCCTGGCAGATTCATTTTGATAACGTGCGCGTGCCCGCCGCCAATATCATCGGCAAGCTTGGCGATGGGTTCACGCTCGGCCAAAAATGGATCACCGCCGGCCGCATCAAAGGCCACGGCTCGCGCTGCATCGGCATCGCCGAACGGGCGTTGGACATGATGATCGAATACTCCAAGGTGCGCACCACCTTCGGCCAACCGTTGGCTAACCGCCAGGCGATTCAATTCATGATCGCCGACTCCGCCATGGAGCTGCACAGCGCGCGACTTATGGTCTACGAATGCGCCTGGCGCGCCGATCGCGGCGAGGACGTGCGCAATCTCTCCTACATGACAAAAATTGTCTGTACCGAGATGGCAAGCCGGGTGGTTGATCGCTCCATGCAAGTGCACGGCGGACTCGGCTTAATGAAAGAGCTGCCGCTCGAATGGTGGTACCGTCAAGTGCGCAGTCTGCGCATCACCGAAGGCAATCCGGAAGTGCTGCGCTGGCGCCTGGCGCAACATATCATTCGCAATCATAAGGGATAGACCGCGAGAAGACGGGCCAAAGCGAGGGCAAGTCGATCGTGCGCCCGGCTAAGAATTGGCGTTGACCGAAGCTCTGATAACCACGGCATCGGCAAACGTTTCGATCACGGCGGCTTTTGATTTGCCGAACGGAATGATCGTCAATTCGCCGATGTCGTAGGTGAGGAGTTTTTGCACTTGCGCGCTCACTTCCGCCGCGCTGCCCGCGACGGCAAAGCGTTCCACCCACTGGTCGCGCACCAGGTGAGCATGGCCCGATTCCATATGGTGGTAGGTATCGTAGTGTTGCCATAGCCGTTCGACCGCTTCGCGGTCCGTCGGGTCGTCGAGTTTACCCATGCGGTGGAGCCGGCCCAAATGGGTCATCGCCGTGCGCGCGATCTTGCCTTTGACCTCTTCGCGCGCCTCTTGGGAATTTTCCGCGATGCAGCAAGGAATTCGGTAGGTAACTTTGACTTCGTCGAGCGGCCGGCCAACTTCGGCACAGCACTGCTTTAGCGTCGCAATCGTCTGCGCCAGCGTGCCGACCTCACCCGTATAGATGATTCCGTCGCCAAGCAGCGCCGCGTGTTTCATGACCTTGGGTGCGCGCGTGCCGAGAAAGATCGGAATCGTCGCGCCACCGCTGTAGACGCAGCGCACCGGCCGGCCGTTCAGCTCCACTGTGTCGCCCGCCATCAGGCGCTTTACTTGCTCGATCATGACGCCAAAGACTTCGCTGGTCACCGGTTTCATACCGATGTTTTCCGGCCCGGTCGCACCGACGCCGATTCCCAAAAGAACACGCCCAGGCGCCAATTCATTCAACGTCACCATCGCGCTCGCCGTGACGGTCAAATGGCGCACCAACGGGTGGGTGACCCCAGGACCGATGGCGATTCGCTTGGTCGTCATCGCCATCGCGCCCATGAGCGCGTAGGGCTCGCGCCAGATCATGTGCGAATCGCCGACCCAAAAACGATCGTAGCCCAGCTCGTCAGCGAGTTGCGCCAAGCGCAAACCCTCACGGGCGTTTTCGGTGGCGAAGAGGCCAACGCCGAACTTTATTCTCCCCATTGCCATTGCCAAAAGTAAGGAGTGAACAGTCAGGGGCTAAACCCTCCCCTCCCCGTCTCCTTACTCCTTACTCCCCACTTCTCACTGTTCTCGCGCGTCGCGCGCAATTTCCTCGTGGCCTCGACATCCACCACCAAACGCATCAGGTCGATCACAACACCATAATCCGCACGCGCATGTTCGATGGTCACGTAGCGGTCAAGCACGTCGCGCAAAACCAATTGCGGATCGCGCTCGAACGGGTCGCCGAAACCGCCGCCGGCGTTGGTCTGCACGCGCACCACATCGCCCGGTTTGAGAAAAACTTCACGCACACCGTCGGCGACTTGGACGTTGTTGACGAAAACATCCCCGACCTGGGCGCTGCCGCCGCCGAAGATGCCCCAGGGCGGCAGCTTGCCGCGCATGCTGCCTTTTAAGCTGCGCACCGGCACGACAGCGTTTATCAAAGCTTGATATTCGCGCGTGCTGCCCATGCCGCCGCGATACTTCCCCGGCCCGCCGGAGTCCGGCGTGACCGAAAACCGAGTGATACGCAGCGGGAATTCACTTTCGTGGATTTCAATCGGTCCGGGGCGAAACTGTCCCGCGCCCAACGGTCCGTGAATCAGATTCACACCGTCGCGGCCGTTGGTGGCGCCCTGCGCGGTGTTCAACAATTCCATCAAAACCCAGGACTTGCCGTCCGCACCCGTGCCCATTAAACGGATCGAACCACCGCCACCGGCGGAAGCGGCGGCGCGCTCGGGCGCGAACTCCCCCAAGGCTTTCACGGCCATGTCACAGACCAGGTGTGCCAGCGGCGTGTAGTGCGACACCGCCGCTCCCGGTCTGGGGCAAACCATCGTGCCCTCCCGAAAGCGAAACTCGATGGCTTCGACAAAGCCGTGATTGAAAATCAAATTGGGATCGGTCAGCGCCATCACGGCGCAGTAGCAGCTATTCTTGACCATGGGCATTGCCAAGTTCACCGCCCCCTGCGCCTGGGCGTCGGAGCCGGTAAAATCGAAAACAATCTTGTCGCCGGTCTTGGTGATTTTCAGATGGGCGCGCAGCATGCGCTTGAAGTCGACGTTGTCGTGATCGAGGATGCCTTCGGCCTCGTGCGTGCCGTCGGGCATCGCTCTAAGAGAGTTGCGCAGGCGCTCGGCAACTTTGTTCATCAGCTCGCGTCCCGCTGCCGTGACCGTAGGCGCGCCAAAGCGGGCGCACAGCTCGCGCAGGCGCCGCGCGCCGACCTGACAGGCGGCCACTTGACCGCGCAGATCGCCTAAAGTTTCCCCGGGAATACGGCTGTTGGCACCGACGATGCGCTCGATGTCGCGATTGACGGCGCCGCGGCTGTAAAACTTAACCGGCGGCAAAACCAATCCCTCTTCCCACAGATCGCGCGCCGCAGTCAGGCCGCGAATGCCACCCAGGTCGGGCTTGTGCGCCAGTGTGCCGCTGTAGCCGACGATCTTTCCTTCATAAAAAATCGGCATCAGAATAACCGTGTCGGAGGTGTGGGTCACGTTGCCCTCGAAGGGGTGATTGAACAGCAGCGCGTCGCCTTCTTCCAACTCCTCGGCCAGGAAATATTTGGGCAGATGGTCCATCACCGCCGAGAACGACGCGAAGTGAAAGGGCAATTTCTTCGATACCGCTAGAGTTCGCAGCTCGGCGTCCAACAGCCCTGCGCTGCCGTCTTCCGACTCGCGCAGCACGGTGGAATAACCGCTGTGAAACAGCACGACGCGCATTTCCTCGACGATGCTCGTCACTTTGGAGTTGACCAACTCAAGCACGATGGGATCGACGGCGCCGCTCATTTTGCCACCTCGATGATGACATTGCCGAAGCGATCGACGTGGGCGTGCTGATGTGGGTGAATCACGATAGTGGAATCGACCTGCTCGATTATAGCCGGCCCCGGGATTCGGTTGCCGTGCGCAAGCCTGTCACGATCATAAATCGGACAATCGATCCAACCGTCAAAGTAAGCTTGCCGGTGGCTCTTGAACGCCGCGCTGGCGCTTTCACCCTGGCGCGGCAGCACTTTGGGATCGGGCTTGGGCAGCGGCACACGCGCGGTGACGCGATAATTGA is part of the Deltaproteobacteria bacterium genome and encodes:
- a CDS encoding hydantoinase B/oxoprolinase family protein: MSGAVDPIVLELVNSKVTSIVEEMRVVLFHSGYSTVLRESEDGSAGLLDAELRTLAVSKKLPFHFASFSAVMDHLPKYFLAEELEEGDALLFNHPFEGNVTHTSDTVILMPIFYEGKIVGYSGTLAHKPDLGGIRGLTAARDLWEEGLVLPPVKFYSRGAVNRDIERIVGANSRIPGETLGDLRGQVAACQVGARRLRELCARFGAPTVTAAGRELMNKVAERLRNSLRAMPDGTHEAEGILDHDNVDFKRMLRAHLKITKTGDKIVFDFTGSDAQAQGAVNLAMPMVKNSCYCAVMALTDPNLIFNHGFVEAIEFRFREGTMVCPRPGAAVSHYTPLAHLVCDMAVKALGEFAPERAAASAGGGGSIRLMGTGADGKSWVLMELLNTAQGATNGRDGVNLIHGPLGAGQFRPGPIEIHESEFPLRITRFSVTPDSGGPGKYRGGMGSTREYQALINAVVPVRSLKGSMRGKLPPWGIFGGGSAQVGDVFVNNVQVADGVREVFLKPGDVVRVQTNAGGGFGDPFERDPQLVLRDVLDRYVTIEHARADYGVVIDLMRLVVDVEATRKLRATRENSEKWGVRSKETGRGGFSP